From Vibrio aerogenes, a single genomic window includes:
- a CDS encoding UDP-N-acetylmuramoyl-tripeptide--D-alanyl-D-alanine ligase produces the protein MIETTLNQLTQLLQAKKTGADCQIVSVSTDTRTISTGALFVALTGEHFDGHDFIEQAIQQGASAVLVSREVSASIPQMIVPDTRIALGLIASWVHQQCETPTIAITGSCGKTTVKEMTATILSRKGSVLFTQGNFNNDIGVPLTLLRSQPEDDFAIIELGANHLGEIDYTTRLVRPDIALVNNVAAAHLEGFGSIDGVKKAKGEIYQGLKPGGTAIVNLDSQGAEYWDEVLRDKAVKTISATNPQADYCVSSVTLDEMAYPTFVLHTPKGSCEIHLGIMGLHNVSNALAAAALAMEAGVRLDDIQAGLESSRNIAGRCDVFRLTDSVRLIDDSYNASVPSMLAAADMLGQFSAERWLVFGYMAELGEEAPELHRQVGEHAAKFGFEHVLTYGHDTQVISDICHGMHFDSHQDIVNYISSELNKESRKQHVLLVKGAHSAGMSKIVAALKEKYA, from the coding sequence ATGATAGAAACGACTCTGAATCAACTGACACAACTGCTTCAGGCAAAAAAAACAGGCGCAGATTGCCAGATCGTGTCTGTTTCCACAGATACAAGAACTATCAGCACAGGTGCTCTTTTTGTCGCTTTAACCGGTGAACATTTTGATGGGCATGACTTTATTGAGCAGGCGATTCAGCAGGGGGCATCTGCTGTGCTTGTGAGCCGGGAAGTTTCTGCCTCAATTCCACAAATGATTGTGCCTGATACCCGAATTGCTTTGGGCTTGATTGCTTCATGGGTGCATCAGCAGTGTGAGACACCGACTATTGCGATTACCGGAAGTTGTGGTAAAACCACAGTGAAAGAAATGACGGCTACCATTCTGTCCCGTAAAGGGTCTGTTTTGTTTACGCAAGGCAACTTTAACAATGACATTGGTGTGCCGCTGACGTTGTTGCGCTCTCAGCCTGAAGATGATTTTGCCATCATTGAGCTTGGTGCGAATCATCTGGGTGAGATTGATTACACGACGCGCCTGGTTCGTCCGGATATTGCTTTGGTCAACAATGTCGCTGCAGCGCATTTAGAAGGTTTCGGTTCGATCGACGGTGTAAAAAAGGCCAAAGGGGAAATTTATCAGGGATTGAAGCCCGGTGGGACAGCGATTGTGAATCTTGATAGTCAGGGGGCGGAATACTGGGATGAGGTCTTACGTGATAAGGCTGTTAAAACGATATCTGCTACAAATCCTCAGGCTGATTATTGTGTTTCTTCCGTGACGTTGGATGAGATGGCATACCCCACTTTTGTTCTTCATACCCCTAAAGGTTCTTGTGAGATTCATCTTGGGATTATGGGATTGCATAATGTCAGTAATGCGCTTGCAGCTGCTGCTCTGGCAATGGAAGCCGGCGTCAGACTGGATGATATTCAGGCAGGGCTTGAGTCATCCAGAAATATAGCTGGACGTTGTGATGTTTTTCGGTTAACTGACTCTGTTCGTTTGATTGATGACAGCTATAATGCCAGCGTTCCTTCGATGCTTGCAGCCGCCGATATGCTGGGACAGTTTTCAGCTGAGCGATGGTTAGTTTTTGGTTACATGGCTGAGTTGGGGGAGGAAGCCCCTGAACTTCACCGGCAGGTCGGTGAACATGCGGCAAAGTTTGGGTTTGAACATGTCCTGACTTATGGGCATGACACTCAGGTTATCAGTGATATCTGTCATGGGATGCATTTTGACTCTCATCAGGATATTGTTAATTATATAAGTAGTGAATTAAATAAAGAGAGCCGGAAGCAACATGTTTTGTTAGTGAAAGGTGCTCATAGCGCAGGCATGAGTAAAATAGTGGCTGCTCTCAAGGAGAAATACGCATGA
- the mraY gene encoding phospho-N-acetylmuramoyl-pentapeptide-transferase, translated as MIIWLAELLQPYFSFFRLFEYLSFRAIVSILTALGASLWMGPRLIQRLQLLQIGQVVRDDGPESHFSKQGTPTMGGVMILASIVLTVLLWTDLSNPYIWAVLFVLVGYGVVGFIDDYRKVVRKNTDGLIARWKYFWQSMIALVISFFLYAYGKDTAATQLVVPFFKEIMPQLGMFYIVLSYFVIVGTSNAVNLTDGLDGLAIMPTVLVAAGFGVISWATGNVNFANYLHIPYIANASELSVVCTAIVGAGLGFLWFNTYPAQVFMGDVGSLALGGALGTIAVLVRQEFLLVIMGGVFVMETLSVILQVGSYKLRGQRIFRMAPIHHHYELKGWPEPRVIVRFWIISIVLVLIGLATLKVR; from the coding sequence ATGATTATTTGGCTTGCAGAGTTACTACAGCCATATTTTTCTTTTTTTCGGTTATTTGAATATTTATCGTTTCGGGCGATTGTCAGCATCCTGACTGCTTTAGGTGCATCATTATGGATGGGACCCCGGTTGATTCAGCGGCTTCAGTTATTGCAAATCGGACAGGTTGTCCGGGATGATGGCCCTGAAAGTCATTTCAGTAAGCAGGGGACACCGACAATGGGGGGCGTGATGATTTTAGCCTCAATTGTCCTCACGGTGTTACTCTGGACTGATTTATCAAATCCCTATATCTGGGCGGTGCTTTTTGTTTTGGTTGGTTACGGTGTTGTCGGGTTTATTGATGATTACCGGAAAGTTGTTCGCAAAAATACGGATGGTTTAATTGCCCGCTGGAAGTATTTCTGGCAATCCATGATTGCCTTAGTGATTTCTTTCTTCTTGTATGCCTATGGTAAAGATACTGCAGCAACTCAGTTGGTTGTGCCGTTTTTTAAAGAAATCATGCCACAGCTGGGGATGTTCTATATTGTGCTGAGTTATTTTGTGATTGTTGGCACCAGTAATGCGGTGAATCTGACCGATGGTCTGGATGGCCTGGCAATTATGCCGACAGTTTTGGTCGCTGCCGGTTTTGGTGTCATTTCCTGGGCAACCGGGAATGTGAATTTTGCGAATTATCTGCATATCCCTTACATTGCCAATGCTTCTGAGTTATCTGTGGTGTGTACTGCTATTGTTGGCGCTGGATTAGGATTTTTGTGGTTTAACACTTATCCGGCACAGGTCTTTATGGGTGATGTCGGTTCTCTGGCATTGGGTGGTGCTCTCGGAACGATCGCCGTTTTAGTGCGTCAGGAATTTCTACTGGTCATTATGGGCGGTGTTTTTGTGATGGAGACACTTTCGGTGATTTTGCAGGTGGGCTCCTATAAGCTCAGGGGGCAGCGAATTTTCCGTATGGCACCTATACATCATCACTATGAATTAAAAGGATGGCCTGAGCCGAGAGTGATTGTCCGGTTCTGGATTATTTCAATTGTTCTGGTTCTTATCGGTCTGGCGACACTGAAAGTTCGTTAG
- the murD gene encoding UDP-N-acetylmuramoyl-L-alanine--D-glutamate ligase produces MNRWQEIRQVVVVGLGITGLSVVKYIQKYHQDVSVQVIDTRQNPPGVDQLPGHVEIHLGGWRAEWLSQADLIVVNPGISLATPELQEARNHHIAIVGDIELFAWHVHQPVIAITGSNGKSTVTDLTGKMAEAAGLNVGVGGNIGVPALDLIDESIDLYVLELSSFQLETTDHLQVKAAAFLNLSEDHMDRYDSMAAYREAKLRIFNHAESIVVNCDDPATYPDLYSGNQVSFSLKQSADFSVRQIEGTEYLVAKGLPVAETASLHLVGRHNVANVLTVLALLDLADIDYSSHLDALKSYTGLTHRCQLVEMRRDIKWVNDSKATNVASTLAALSGLTLDGKLYLLVGGVGKGADFSPLKPVLSSLNLKLCCFGRDGEQFMPLHDSAQLYEGIEDVLEDIAPGLKSGDIVMLSPACASFDQYKNFMARGDAFARLAKRFA; encoded by the coding sequence ATGAATCGTTGGCAGGAAATCAGACAGGTCGTTGTGGTTGGATTGGGTATCACGGGTCTGTCAGTGGTTAAATATATTCAGAAATATCATCAGGATGTATCTGTTCAGGTGATTGATACCCGTCAAAACCCTCCCGGAGTTGATCAATTGCCCGGGCATGTGGAAATTCATCTGGGAGGATGGCGTGCTGAATGGTTGAGTCAGGCAGACCTTATTGTGGTAAATCCGGGCATCTCTCTTGCGACACCTGAACTGCAGGAGGCACGGAACCATCATATTGCGATTGTGGGTGATATTGAATTGTTCGCATGGCATGTTCATCAGCCTGTCATTGCAATTACGGGGTCTAATGGCAAGAGTACCGTCACAGATTTAACCGGGAAAATGGCTGAAGCTGCCGGTCTGAACGTGGGGGTTGGTGGTAATATTGGCGTTCCTGCGCTGGATTTAATTGATGAATCCATCGATCTGTATGTTTTAGAACTTTCAAGTTTCCAGCTGGAAACAACGGATCATTTACAGGTCAAAGCCGCTGCATTTCTGAACCTGTCAGAAGATCATATGGATCGATATGACAGTATGGCAGCTTACCGTGAAGCAAAGCTCAGAATATTCAATCATGCAGAATCAATTGTGGTTAATTGCGATGATCCAGCCACTTATCCGGACTTGTATTCAGGAAATCAGGTTAGTTTTTCATTAAAGCAATCCGCGGACTTTTCAGTGCGACAGATTGAAGGAACAGAATATTTGGTTGCAAAAGGTCTTCCGGTGGCAGAGACAGCCTCTTTGCATCTGGTGGGCAGACACAATGTTGCCAATGTGCTGACAGTTCTTGCACTTCTGGATTTAGCGGATATTGATTACTCATCTCATCTGGACGCTTTAAAATCTTACACAGGTTTAACTCATCGTTGTCAGCTGGTCGAAATGCGACGTGATATAAAATGGGTGAATGACTCAAAAGCGACGAATGTCGCCAGTACGTTAGCTGCTTTGTCTGGGCTGACACTGGATGGCAAATTATATCTTTTAGTTGGTGGTGTGGGAAAAGGCGCCGATTTCTCTCCGCTCAAGCCGGTTCTGTCTTCTCTGAATCTGAAGTTGTGTTGTTTCGGCCGGGATGGTGAACAATTTATGCCACTCCATGATTCGGCTCAGTTGTATGAAGGCATCGAAGATGTACTCGAAGATATCGCTCCCGGGTTGAAAAGTGGTGATATTGTGATGCTTTCGCCTGCATGTGCAAGTTTTGATCAATATAAGAATTTTATGGCGCGCGGAGATGCGTTTGCCCGGCTGGCTAAACGTTTTGCTTAA
- the murC gene encoding UDP-N-acetylmuramate--L-alanine ligase: MTIKQTPDLTQLRAIIPEMRRVESIHFVGIGGAGMSGIAEVLLNEGYRVTGSDIAENPVTKRLQTKGAEVFIGHFAKNVAQASVVVVSTAIDKNNPEVQEAKEKRIPVVRRAEMLAELMRFRHGIAVAGTHGKTTTTALVTQIYFEAGLDPTFVNGGLVKSAGTNARLGSSRILIAEADESDASFLHLQPMVSIVTNIEADHMDTYQGNFDSLKQTFIDFIHKLPFYGQAILCIDDPVIRELIPQISRQVITYGFSVDADVQIEDYDQIGQQGKFTITRKGKNALPITLNIPGRHNALNAAAAIAVATEDEIPDDMILRAMESTQGTGRRFDDLGEFETGNGQVMLVDDYGHHPTEVSVTIQAARNGWPDKRLVMIFQPHRYSRTRDLYDDFVNTLEKVDVLIMLDVYAAGEKPVAGADGRSLCRTIRSRGKLDPIFVSDSQVLPSVLANVLQDGDLLLTQGAGDIGRVAKQLAALELQIEKMKQME, translated from the coding sequence ATGACAATTAAACAGACACCTGATTTAACCCAGCTTCGGGCGATTATTCCTGAAATGCGGAGAGTTGAAAGTATCCATTTTGTTGGAATTGGTGGTGCTGGTATGAGTGGTATTGCAGAAGTACTGCTGAATGAAGGCTACCGGGTTACTGGCTCAGATATTGCAGAGAATCCGGTGACCAAAAGATTACAGACAAAAGGAGCTGAAGTCTTTATCGGACATTTTGCCAAAAATGTGGCTCAGGCTAGTGTTGTTGTTGTTTCAACAGCTATCGATAAAAATAACCCTGAAGTTCAGGAAGCAAAAGAAAAGCGTATTCCTGTCGTCAGAAGGGCTGAGATGCTGGCTGAATTAATGCGTTTCCGGCATGGCATTGCTGTTGCAGGGACTCATGGTAAAACCACGACGACAGCATTAGTCACACAGATTTACTTTGAAGCAGGGCTTGATCCTACCTTTGTAAACGGTGGCTTGGTGAAAAGTGCCGGAACCAATGCCCGTTTAGGGTCCAGCCGGATTTTGATCGCAGAAGCTGATGAGAGTGACGCATCATTTCTTCATCTGCAACCTATGGTGAGTATTGTTACAAATATTGAAGCTGATCATATGGATACTTATCAGGGGAATTTTGATTCGCTGAAACAAACGTTTATAGATTTTATTCATAAATTGCCATTCTATGGACAGGCTATTTTATGTATTGACGATCCGGTCATCAGAGAGTTGATCCCACAAATTAGCCGGCAGGTGATTACTTATGGCTTTTCCGTTGATGCAGATGTGCAAATAGAGGACTATGATCAAATAGGGCAGCAGGGGAAATTCACGATTACCCGTAAGGGAAAAAATGCATTACCCATTACATTGAATATACCCGGACGACATAATGCGCTGAATGCAGCTGCAGCCATTGCTGTCGCTACGGAAGATGAGATTCCTGATGATATGATTCTCCGGGCGATGGAAAGTACTCAGGGGACGGGGCGCCGCTTTGATGATCTGGGTGAATTCGAAACCGGGAATGGGCAGGTGATGCTGGTTGATGACTATGGTCATCATCCGACGGAGGTCAGTGTCACGATCCAGGCCGCAAGAAATGGCTGGCCTGACAAAAGGCTGGTGATGATTTTTCAGCCTCACCGTTATAGCCGGACCAGAGATTTGTATGATGATTTTGTCAATACATTAGAGAAAGTGGATGTATTGATTATGCTGGATGTATATGCTGCCGGAGAAAAGCCTGTTGCCGGTGCTGATGGTCGTTCTTTATGCCGAACAATCAGAAGTCGCGGGAAACTGGATCCCATTTTCGTTTCTGATAGTCAGGTTTTACCATCGGTTCTGGCAAATGTATTACAAGATGGTGACTTACTGCTGACTCAGGGGGCTGGTGATATTGGCAGAGTGGCAAAGCAGCTTGCAGCTCTGGAGCTTCAGATCGAAAAGATGAAACAAATGGAATAG
- the murE gene encoding UDP-N-acetylmuramoyl-L-alanyl-D-glutamate--2,6-diaminopimelate ligase: MANDRIVLSKLISPWIELEQTNCPDFCINHLELDSRQIGPGDTFVAIIGHQVDGRNFIASAASKGANLVLAQSDAQHPHGETDLVEETWVLYLDDLGNHLSELAGRLYSHPSHQHYLVAVTGTNGKTTISQLIAQWLTLSDKKAAVMGTAGNGFPGQLKPATNTTGSAVAIQKNLSELLAQDTGYTAMEVSSHGLVQGRVKALSFDVGIFSNLSRDHLDYHGDMDAYGNAKKLLFTTHQCRYAVINADDPLGKRWLSEMKNAVAVSLVARPDATSALWATEIQCTENGMRISFDGSWGAGTLSVPLIGAFNACNVLLAMAALLVLGIDKMQLMDTAPQLLPVIGRMELFHVPGKAKLVVDYAHTPDALEKALVALRGHCHGQLWAIFGCGGNRDKGKRPMMARTAASLADKIVLTDDNPRNESPEAIIEEMKAGLSHTTNVSVEHSRYEAIKFALEHSQAQDIILIAGKGHEDYQVTSEGAVHYSDRESAQHLLGLTL; the protein is encoded by the coding sequence ATGGCAAACGATAGAATTGTTCTGTCAAAACTTATCTCTCCCTGGATCGAGCTTGAACAGACTAATTGTCCTGATTTTTGTATCAACCATCTGGAGTTAGATAGTCGTCAGATTGGCCCCGGAGACACTTTTGTTGCAATTATCGGCCACCAGGTCGATGGACGGAACTTTATCGCTTCTGCTGCATCAAAAGGTGCCAATCTGGTACTGGCTCAGTCTGATGCACAGCATCCTCATGGTGAAACGGATCTGGTTGAAGAAACATGGGTCCTGTATCTGGATGATCTGGGTAACCATCTGTCTGAACTTGCTGGCCGGCTTTACTCCCATCCCAGTCATCAACATTATTTAGTGGCAGTGACAGGCACGAATGGTAAAACAACAATTTCACAGTTGATTGCCCAGTGGCTGACGTTATCAGATAAGAAGGCTGCGGTGATGGGAACTGCCGGTAATGGTTTTCCCGGGCAACTGAAACCGGCAACGAATACCACCGGAAGTGCGGTTGCGATTCAAAAAAATTTGTCTGAGTTACTGGCTCAGGACACCGGATACACGGCAATGGAAGTTTCTTCCCATGGGTTGGTTCAGGGGCGTGTCAAAGCACTAAGTTTTGATGTGGGTATTTTTTCCAATCTGAGCCGTGATCATCTTGATTATCATGGAGATATGGATGCTTACGGTAACGCAAAGAAATTGTTATTTACCACACATCAGTGCCGTTATGCTGTGATAAATGCCGATGACCCACTGGGAAAACGCTGGCTGTCTGAAATGAAAAATGCGGTTGCAGTTTCTTTAGTGGCCCGGCCGGATGCGACATCTGCACTATGGGCGACGGAGATTCAATGTACTGAAAATGGTATGCGGATCTCTTTTGACGGTTCCTGGGGAGCCGGAACCCTTTCTGTACCGCTGATTGGTGCGTTTAATGCCTGTAATGTTTTACTGGCTATGGCTGCGTTACTGGTTCTGGGGATTGATAAGATGCAGCTTATGGATACCGCGCCGCAATTATTACCGGTTATCGGCAGAATGGAGTTATTTCATGTGCCGGGTAAAGCAAAACTTGTTGTCGATTATGCGCACACACCGGATGCACTTGAAAAAGCACTGGTTGCCTTAAGAGGGCATTGTCATGGTCAGCTGTGGGCGATATTTGGCTGTGGTGGTAACCGGGACAAAGGGAAGCGACCAATGATGGCAAGAACGGCAGCGTCGCTTGCAGATAAAATTGTGCTGACAGATGACAATCCCAGAAACGAGTCTCCTGAAGCGATTATCGAAGAAATGAAAGCCGGGCTGTCTCATACGACCAATGTCTCTGTTGAACACTCCCGTTATGAGGCTATAAAATTTGCTTTAGAACATTCTCAGGCTCAGGACATCATTTTAATTGCAGGCAAAGGTCATGAAGATTATCAGGTGACCTCCGAAGGTGCTGTTCACTATTCTGATCGTGAATCAGCACAGCATTTACTGGGGCTGACGTTATGA
- the ftsW gene encoding cell division protein FtsW: MVADFLKNISVLKEKLMTSDPDALFDRQLVWIALGLMLVGLVMVTSASFPVSSRLTDQPFHFMFRHATFLFLAIVVSSVVMQIPTQKWFQYSSLLLGVSLFLLVIVLVLGKSVNGASRWIPLGLFNLQPAELAKLSLFIFMSGYLVRKQDEVRQTFFGGFMKPIMVFSCLAVLLLMQPDLGTVIVMLVTLFGMLFIAGAKLSQFIALMVAGIMSVIGLIVAEPYRIRRVTSFLDPWEDPFGSGYQLTQSLMAFGRGSWFGQGLGNSIQKLEYLPEAHTDFVFAVLAEELGFVGVVLVLGLLMALVLKAVFIGRKAFESGHQFGGYLAFGIGIWFAFQTLVNVGAAAGIVPTKGLTLPLISYGGSSLIIMSVAVSILLRIDFERRLNLGQSDTVYEKDEKK, from the coding sequence ATCGTGGCTGATTTTTTGAAAAATATCTCAGTTCTCAAAGAGAAACTGATGACATCTGATCCTGATGCATTGTTTGACAGGCAATTAGTCTGGATTGCTTTAGGACTGATGTTAGTGGGTCTGGTCATGGTCACATCCGCTTCATTTCCTGTGAGTTCACGTCTGACTGATCAGCCCTTTCATTTTATGTTCCGGCATGCCACATTTCTTTTTCTGGCGATCGTTGTGTCGTCGGTTGTGATGCAGATACCCACTCAAAAGTGGTTTCAGTATAGTTCATTACTACTGGGAGTCTCGTTGTTCCTGCTGGTCATTGTTCTGGTGTTAGGCAAATCAGTCAATGGTGCATCGCGCTGGATTCCCTTAGGGCTGTTTAATCTTCAGCCCGCAGAGCTGGCTAAACTGTCGTTGTTTATTTTTATGTCAGGATATCTGGTCAGAAAACAGGATGAAGTCCGCCAGACTTTTTTTGGGGGCTTTATGAAGCCTATTATGGTGTTCTCTTGTCTGGCTGTGTTGTTGTTGATGCAGCCCGATTTAGGGACAGTCATTGTGATGCTTGTGACCCTGTTTGGGATGCTTTTTATTGCCGGTGCTAAGTTGTCTCAGTTTATCGCGCTTATGGTTGCCGGGATTATGTCTGTCATCGGATTGATTGTGGCTGAACCTTATCGTATACGTCGGGTGACCTCTTTCCTGGACCCTTGGGAAGATCCTTTTGGCAGTGGCTATCAGTTGACTCAGTCCCTGATGGCATTCGGGCGTGGAAGCTGGTTTGGGCAAGGACTGGGTAATTCCATCCAGAAGCTGGAATATTTGCCTGAAGCCCACACCGATTTTGTGTTTGCTGTACTAGCTGAAGAGTTGGGGTTTGTCGGCGTTGTTCTGGTTCTCGGACTACTGATGGCCTTAGTTTTAAAGGCGGTATTTATCGGCAGGAAAGCTTTTGAAAGTGGTCACCAGTTTGGTGGGTATCTTGCTTTTGGTATTGGGATCTGGTTTGCGTTTCAAACATTGGTCAATGTGGGCGCCGCAGCGGGTATTGTGCCGACAAAAGGGCTTACTTTACCGCTGATTAGCTATGGTGGTTCCAGTTTAATTATCATGTCTGTGGCTGTTTCTATTTTACTGAGAATTGATTTTGAACGCAGACTGAACTTAGGTCAGTCAGATACTGTTTATGAAAAAGATGAAAAAAAATAA
- a CDS encoding cell division protein FtsQ/DivIB, with translation MKLVLEKGHQQSETSLIKQHASGCVFLFFVFTVVCALLYATLSWMWDDHRLPLSKIILQGDLKYVTAQDVQYAFAKLDHIGTFMSQDVDELQACVQNIPWVSHASIRKQWPDTIKVFLTEHQVQAIWNGQALIDADGIVFDGDPGLVHGDYPRLYGPENSGTEVLNMWREYNPLFQQAGLNISSLVLNERRAWQIILDNGIRLELGKESISERIKRFFMLYQYLGHDVEKVSYIDLRYDTGAAVGWFPQQDLGLNSTNDKNDR, from the coding sequence ATGAAATTAGTTTTGGAGAAGGGTCATCAGCAATCAGAAACATCATTAATAAAGCAACATGCCAGTGGCTGTGTGTTTTTATTTTTTGTTTTTACTGTTGTATGTGCGTTGTTGTATGCCACATTAAGCTGGATGTGGGATGATCACAGGTTACCCCTGTCTAAGATTATATTGCAGGGTGATCTTAAATATGTGACGGCGCAAGATGTTCAGTATGCCTTTGCGAAGCTGGATCATATCGGGACTTTTATGTCTCAGGATGTGGATGAGTTACAGGCTTGCGTTCAAAACATCCCTTGGGTGTCACATGCTTCAATCCGAAAGCAGTGGCCGGATACAATTAAAGTTTTTCTGACTGAGCATCAGGTTCAGGCTATTTGGAATGGTCAGGCTTTAATTGATGCTGATGGCATCGTGTTTGACGGCGATCCGGGCCTTGTACATGGGGACTATCCCCGGTTATATGGTCCGGAAAATTCAGGAACAGAAGTACTGAATATGTGGCGGGAGTATAATCCCTTATTTCAGCAGGCCGGACTGAATATTTCATCCCTTGTGCTGAATGAACGGCGGGCATGGCAGATTATACTGGACAATGGTATTCGGCTGGAACTGGGTAAAGAATCAATTTCTGAGCGAATAAAACGTTTTTTTATGCTGTATCAGTATCTTGGTCATGATGTTGAAAAGGTTAGCTATATTGATCTCAGATATGACACTGGCGCGGCTGTGGGTTGGTTTCCTCAGCAAGATTTAGGACTAAATAGTACAAATGACAAAAATGACCGATGA
- the murG gene encoding undecaprenyldiphospho-muramoylpentapeptide beta-N-acetylglucosaminyltransferase, whose translation MKKNKRLMVMAGGTGGHVFPGLAVAGLLQQQGWEIRWLGTADRMEADLVPRHQIEIDFIQIKGLRGQSLLRLVKAPLQIIQAILQARRHMKRFQPDVVLGMGGYVSGPGGIAAWSLGIPVVLHEQNAVAGLTNRWLSKIAKRVFQAFPGAFDHAEVVGNPVRRDVIALESPLARMKDRQGAIHILVMGGSQGARILNQTLPQSIALLDGNFEVRHQAGKGQKQEVEALYASQAVSQVDVTEFIDDVAAAYRWADVIVCRSGALTVSEISSAGVAAIFVPFMHKDRQQALNAEHLIHHGAAKMIEQPDLTPRKMADEISALNREQLMQMAVKARDLARNDADKVVADAIITLTE comes from the coding sequence ATGAAAAAAAATAAGCGCTTAATGGTGATGGCCGGCGGTACCGGAGGTCATGTGTTTCCCGGATTGGCGGTCGCTGGATTATTACAACAGCAGGGGTGGGAAATCCGTTGGTTAGGGACAGCAGACCGGATGGAAGCGGATTTGGTTCCCCGTCACCAGATTGAGATTGATTTTATACAGATTAAAGGGCTGAGAGGACAAAGTCTTCTGCGTTTAGTCAAAGCACCGCTTCAGATTATTCAGGCAATTCTTCAGGCACGGCGACATATGAAACGTTTTCAGCCAGATGTCGTTTTAGGTATGGGCGGTTATGTCAGTGGTCCGGGCGGGATTGCAGCCTGGTCTCTTGGTATTCCGGTGGTGCTTCATGAGCAGAACGCAGTTGCCGGGCTAACGAACCGTTGGCTTTCTAAAATAGCGAAACGGGTTTTTCAGGCATTTCCTGGTGCTTTTGACCATGCTGAAGTCGTTGGAAACCCTGTCAGGCGGGATGTGATTGCGCTGGAATCGCCTCTGGCGCGCATGAAAGATCGTCAGGGTGCGATTCATATCCTTGTGATGGGTGGAAGTCAGGGAGCCCGGATTTTAAATCAGACGTTGCCGCAGTCGATAGCGTTACTGGATGGAAATTTTGAGGTGCGTCACCAGGCAGGTAAGGGGCAAAAACAAGAAGTTGAAGCCTTATATGCCAGTCAGGCTGTTTCTCAGGTCGATGTGACTGAGTTTATTGATGATGTTGCGGCGGCTTACCGGTGGGCTGATGTGATTGTTTGTCGTTCGGGTGCACTGACTGTTTCTGAAATCTCGTCTGCTGGTGTCGCAGCGATTTTTGTTCCTTTTATGCATAAAGACAGGCAGCAGGCACTCAATGCGGAACACCTGATTCATCATGGTGCTGCCAAAATGATCGAGCAACCTGACCTGACTCCCCGCAAAATGGCCGATGAAATCAGTGCTCTTAACAGAGAGCAACTGATGCAGATGGCGGTTAAAGCCCGTGATTTAGCCAGAAATGATGCAGACAAAGTTGTTGCCGATGCAATTATCACTTTAACAGAGTAG